The Candidatus Zixiibacteriota bacterium genomic interval GGTTGAAGGTGCGGATGAATTCGTCGGCGATGTCGGCAAAAGAGTGAGCGCCATCAAGGAGGTTGAGGAGGCCGAATTCCGGCTCGCGCAGACGGATGAACTTGCCGGTGTCGGGGGACTTGACGGTGTAGTAGTCAACCTCCTGGACACGTTCTACCTGCACGAGCAGGTCGGGACGGCGTTTGGGGAATTGGTTCATGCGTGCGGTCACATCCTGTGACGAGGAAATGTATTGTCGGCGCGGGTGCGGGTCAAGGATTGAGGAGGGAGGCACCCCCACCCCCGGCCCCTCTCCCAGGAGGAGAGGGGAGGACAATGCGGCTCGTCGTTTGAAGTGTCAGCTTCGGAACGCTCGAAGGTAGTGGCTGGAGCGGACAGCAACATATACAACCCCTGGCCACTTTGCTGAGGGGGAATTGGTTTCGGCGAGTGAAGTGGATGCTCATGAGGCGCGGGTTGGATGCCGGCTGTGGAGGACGAAAAGACTCGACGCAACAGGAGAACAACTGGCTTTGTTGCGATGCGGGTGGGGAGACTCAGTGGAAGCGGTATGGTGGCGAAGGACACACCCCGTCTCGAGCCCGCCAGAGGGGAGGCAGGAGTGGCAGCTTGACGAACGGAGCGGTGGAGATGGCTCTGCGCTTTGTCAGGCGGGCTCGATCCACCCCTCTCAAGAGGGGAATTTGGACACGTGCGTCGCTAATAGTCTTTCAATTGCTCCTGGCCGGAGAGGAAGCGCATGCCGGCGGCGGCGAGGGCTTCCATCTCGAATTCGCCGCCAACGACGATCACTTTGCCGAGGAAGCCGACGTACTTGCTGATTTCATCCACCAGGCGTTGTGACTTGGCCATGCCGCCGGTCAGGACAATGGCTTCGTATCTACCTTTGAGTACCACTGCTGCCTGGCCGATTTCCTTGGCGATCTGGTAGGCCATTGCGTTGAAGTAGAGCAGCGCCTTCTCGTCGCCCTCGCGGATCATCTTCTCGCACTCGCGCAGGTCGGCGGCGCCGATGTAGGCCACCAAACCGGATTTGCGCGACAGTTTGTCGAGCAACTCCTTCTCGGTGAATTTGCCGGAATAGCAGAGTTTGACCAGCGGGCCGATCGGGAGCGCACCGCAGCGGTCAGGGGAATAGGGCCCCATGCCGAGCAGCGCGTCGTTGACATCGACGACGCGGCCGCCCTCGAGCGCGGCGACGCTGACACCACCGCCCATGTGGGCGCACACGTAGTTGACCTCTTCGAGCTTCTTGCCGGTTTTGGCGGCTTCGCGGCGGCAGACTTCCTTGATGTTGAGCGCGTGCACGCGGCATTTGCGCTGGATTTCGGGAATGCCGGATACGCGCGCGATGTCGGTGAAATTGTTGGTAGTGATCGGGTCGGTGATCATACAGGGCACGCCGAAACGCTCGCCGAGGTGGTGGGCGATGATGGCGCCGAGGTTGGAGGCGTGGTTGGAGTATTTCATGGTACGCAGGTCGTCCAGCATTTGCGTGCTGATGGCGTAGGAGCCGCCGGCGAGGGGCTTGACCGGCGCGCCGCGGCCGACGACGGCTTTCACCTGTTTCAGGTCGACGCCGAGACCGTCCAGCCAGGGATTGATGTTGTTCATGCGGTACTCGAACGAATCCGCGACGTTGTCGAATTGCGCCAGATCGTGGGCGTCGTGCCGAATGGTTTCTTCGGCGATTTTCTTATCCCCGTCGAACAACGCGACCTTGGTCGAGGTTGAGCCGGGGTTGATGATGATGAGGTAGGTGGGCATAGGGGTATCCTTGTCAAACTGCATATACCGAATTGATGATTACTGGTGCCAAGTAGCTCCGGATGTCATGCGCATGAATGGCAAGTTGCCACCGAGGTCAACTTACCCAGAGCACACGTCGAATCAGCAACTGCCAGTTCCCTTCGACGAGTCGAAAGATCATGAACTGCCCTTCAGCGCAGAGACTGCCGCAGCTTGTCTCGCAAAATAGCAGCGCGAGTGTTCGATCAGCGTTGAAGCCAACCCGAGACAGCCGGACGAAACCGCGGAAACTCGGAAAGTCTTCCCGAAAACTCGTCCAAAAAGGCTTTCCAACGGACTCAAGGTATTCGTTAAACCGAAAGCATACCAAGCCATCGGCTGGGAGAGTCAAAGAATCGAGTACACAGCGTGCTTGATTCTTGCGATCGTAGTCCCGAGCCATGGTGCTGTCCAGATCCATGTTTCTGCGAAATCGATCTCCAAATCCGGAGTATATGCCAAGAGACACTACTGAGTCAGCCACCAACCATCTTGACGGTCCCGAATCATTTGGAGACAGGACAATCAGTGCTTGACGATATACATTGTAGTCATCTCTGTCCGCATCTCCACTGAGTGAGACCTCACCGAGCACAACCGCAGTCTGCATGCAAATCGCGTTCAATATCAGAATTACGAACTTCGGAATTAGCATACTCCCTTCTTCTCTGAACATCGGATCGTTCGCCTCTACACCAGCAACACGTGCAGCCAATCTCATGTATCTAACCGCTGCCGATGAGTCTCGCCGCTTCCGTCAGGAACGGATTCCTGACGGCGCGAAAAATACAGTGACGTCGCAGCATTGGGCGAGCGCAAGGGTCGCCCCTACGGTGATACCGCCGCCAGGTGGATTGACCGTCCGCGGGCGAAGGCCTGCAGGTTGACGGCGACGAATTTTTCTTTCACCTGCGACTTGATGGTGTCAGTCCAGAGCTTCTCGTCAAAGGGCAGCAGGTTCGAAAGCACGCCGATCAGAATCGTGTTGACCAGGCGCGGATTGCCCAATTCGGCGGCGATTTTGTCGGCCTCGACGTCAATCACGTTGTGAATCTTCTTCTTGAGGTCGTCGATGGCGTCCTCAGGATAATGCAGGCCCTTGGTCGAGGTCACAATCGCGGGCACGAGCGTCGTGTGCGAGACGATGACGGTGCCGGCGGCTTTCATCCAACCGGCGAAACGAAGGGCTTCAGCTTTCTCGAAGCCCATCAGGATGTCCACCTCGCCCTGCTGGATGGTCGGCGAATAGACTTTGGGGCCGATGCGGACGTGCGAGGTGACGACGCCGCCGCGCTGGGACATGCCGTGGATTTCCGATTTTTTGACGTCGAGACCGGCGTGCATGGCGACCTCGGAAATGATTTCGGAGGCGAGCAGAACGCCCTGGCCGCCGACGCCGACGATGAGAATGTCATAAGCTTGCTTGGTCATGGGCTACCTCCGTTACACTTTCACAAACTGGCTCTTGAGCACGATCGCCTCGGTGGGGCAAATCTGCGCGCAGAGCGTACAGCCGGTGCAGAGCGTTTCGTCGATGATGGCCTTGGGACTGCCGTGTTCGTTGGTTTCGTGCGAGGCGGCGATGGCCGGGCAGGAAATCCGAAAACAGGCGGAACAGGCGTTACAGAGTTCGGCGTCGATGACATAGGGTTCGTCCATGATGCGTTTCGGCATCAGTACGCAAGGGCGGTTGGTCACGATGACGGAAGGCCCGGGGGTTTCCATCTGGCGCTTGATGCAGGCGAGGGTCGCGTCGTAGTCGTAGGCGTCGACCACCTCGAAATTCTTGACGCCGAGCGCCTGAACCAGTTCGTGCA includes:
- the buk gene encoding butyrate kinase, which translates into the protein MPTYLIIINPGSTSTKVALFDGDKKIAEETIRHDAHDLAQFDNVADSFEYRMNNINPWLDGLGVDLKQVKAVVGRGAPVKPLAGGSYAISTQMLDDLRTMKYSNHASNLGAIIAHHLGERFGVPCMITDPITTNNFTDIARVSGIPEIQRKCRVHALNIKEVCRREAAKTGKKLEEVNYVCAHMGGGVSVAALEGGRVVDVNDALLGMGPYSPDRCGALPIGPLVKLCYSGKFTEKELLDKLSRKSGLVAYIGAADLRECEKMIREGDEKALLYFNAMAYQIAKEIGQAAVVLKGRYEAIVLTGGMAKSQRLVDEISKYVGFLGKVIVVGGEFEMEALAAAGMRFLSGQEQLKDY
- a CDS encoding indolepyruvate oxidoreductase subunit beta; this encodes MTKQAYDILIVGVGGQGVLLASEIISEVAMHAGLDVKKSEIHGMSQRGGVVTSHVRIGPKVYSPTIQQGEVDILMGFEKAEALRFAGWMKAAGTVIVSHTTLVPAIVTSTKGLHYPEDAIDDLKKKIHNVIDVEADKIAAELGNPRLVNTILIGVLSNLLPFDEKLWTDTIKSQVKEKFVAVNLQAFARGRSIHLAAVSP